CCTTTCGATAAAAGGCATTACCAAATTATTAACGTTATTTAGAACGTTGTTCTTGAGTTCATCCCTATCACGTTCTCTTTGATCTAACAATACCCTAAGAGCGGAGTTAACTTCTTTCAGATGGAGAGACTGGCTATCGAGTTCCATTTCACGCATTTTCAGTTCACATTCTGCTCGTATCCGATCAGTGATATCCAAGATACCGGCAATGCATCGTCCGGTATCGGGGATTGGAGCAAATTGTAGTACCGCGTTCCTAATCTCTCCGGCCTTCGTTACTACATGCGCTTCCCGCTCGCTCTGGCGCAGCGCGTTTTCCGCACGTTTTCGCTTGATCATGCTCGCCAAAGTGCTGGCGGCCGCGTTCAGAAAAGATATTTCGTACGGGTCGCCGTCTTGTCCTTCCGGCAAATACAGGACAATCACTCCGAGCACTTTTTCGCCGGATAAAACCGGCACATTGTAGTGCCCATGGTGTTCCAGACCCGGATAATTGATGTCGTGGCGGTGATCCACCCGCTTGGACACCTGAATCTTCCTTTCAGCCGCGGCACGTCCGCACAGGCAACGGCCAAAAGGAACCCTCGCGCAAGTGCTCAGAATCGAGTTGTTCAGATTCTTGTGCACTCCCAGTACAAGGACCGCGGGGTCATCCTCGTGCGTATGAAATATCCCGCCCATATGTAGTGTCTTCAACCAGGACACGCTGAGCAGAACCTCCAGGAAATATGCCATCTGGCATTCGAGCGAAACCTCATCGAGAGAGTGTTTCAAGAGTGAATTCAAGGCGTTCTGGCTTTCGACCGTCTTCTCAAGTCCCTGTTGAGCCATCCGGCACTCGGCCTCCACGGCCTCGAGATCGGTTATGCGGCGTCGCATCCTATCGAGTTCCTCCGAGACCCGGGTTTCTGAGTTGCCGGACTTATTCATCTCGCCCTTCGTGGTTCTATGGACCGAAGCTTTCCTCATTCAGGCAAAGAAATGCAAGGGAGAAATCGGCGTGTCAATTATACCACACTGTGGTACACAGACAAATACATCAATAGAATAGTAGTCAAGCCATGGCTCTTCCCAACGAACTTAGCGCCACCGACGACACTGATGTCATGAAACGACGCTTACAAGGATGAGCTAATTATGCTATTTTATTTACAGCTGGTTACGTCAAAAAACGTTCCTTCCGAGACCTCCGGGATTCAACCCTTCTGACGCATCCCGACGGCCTTGGAGGATCGAAACCCCGTACGGCTTGTTGACCTCAGGACGGAATCGCTCTGAAAAACCCCTTCCTTGAACTGATTTATGAGGACGTTATCATGAGAAGGCTATGTCTGTTTATCCTGGCGGCCGTCTTGTCGCCGGGGACAAACACATTCGTAGGCGCCGCTGCTGCGGAGACCGGCCGTATGCCTTGGTTCTTCGTTCAAGGTTTGAAAATCGATACCACTTCTCTGCTGCCCGTTCCCGATCCCCTTTCAGGCTCCAATCCAGAATATCCACTTGTATCGACGAGCGTTCCGGACCTAGGCGCGCCGTTCCAGGATCCTCATTTCCATACGACTCTGACCCGCGTAACGGGAGGCGGCTTCCTTCGACACGAGTACTCCCGTTTCGATCCCTTCAACACGGACCAGTCCCGTATATTGCTTTTGAACATCGAAAGCGGCTTCGCCGTCTACAAGGGCGAGGCGCTTCCATACGAACTGGAATCGAACCGTGTGATGGCGATGCTGGATCTGGCGGAGCCCAGATGGGATCCTCGAGATCCTGACCTGATCTGGGGATTTCGCGAGTTCAGTATCATGACCGTAAACGTCCAAACCGGTTCCGCGACGATGGTAAAGAACTTCAAGAACGATTCCAAGATTGGCTCCATCATCGCCGCCGAAACGGATCTGTTTCGCATCGCCACCCGGGACGAGGGCGAGTCTTCATGCGACAAACGCTATTGGGCGTTAGCTTTTCAAGGATCCGACCTGGACTACGCCTTGCGCTATCTCTTCACGTGGGACCGGCAACAGGACCAGGTCCTAGGCCTCTATTCCATCTCAGCCGAGGAGAGAGAGATCGACTGGGTGGGCATGTCCTGTCTGGGCGGTTTTGTTCTCATCGGCGGCGATCCGTTGAACGGCGGAAACCTTACCGGACTGACCATGGCGAACAGGGAGCTTGACCGGTTCCACAGGTTGGATTATGGAACCGCTCATTCCGACGTAGCCCTGGACGCCGACGGAAAGGAAGTCATTGTGATGCAGAATGTGAGGACGGATTATGTGGACCTGATCCCCATCGACTGGACGACTCTGCCGATTCTCAACGCAGGGGAAAATTGCGAAGGAACCAATCGTACGCCCCTTATCCGACTCTACTATGCTTCCGATAATCCGGACAGCTTCGGCTCGGGTATACACATCTCCTGCAATACGCCTGGATATTGTGTCATTTCCACTTACATAGGGCCGGGTGAACCGGAAAGGAACTGGCTGGATAGAACCAATGTCTTGGTAGAACTCAATAGGAACGATCCCAATGTTTTCTATTTGTCGAAAGTCCACAACACCACACAGGAATATTGGGAAGAGACACATGCGACCATAACCAATGACGGATCGAAAGTGCTTTAGGCAACGAACTGGGGTCAGGACGTGGGTTCGGAGAAGATGTTTCTAATCGAACTCGATATGCCTCTTTCAGAGACTTCGGTGATTCCCGCCAACGGCATTTGGAAATCCACCGACAAGACGCTCAGCTTCTATCTGCAGGAATACCAGAGCGGCGCCTGTATCACCGTGGTTACCTTGAACGGCGTCGATTTCGCGGCGTATCCGGACGCGGACTACAGCGACGGAATTCGTGTGTGGGACGACCTCGGCGGCCGGGGGTACCCTCTGACCTTGGCGCTCGCGGACTCGTCACATGGTTCCCTGACAGCCACGTTACCCGGAAACAACAGCGTCACCAAACTGGTTGAAAGGGCCTTTTCAGGCACCCGATCGTCCACCCCTCAAAACGGAATCTGGAGAAGTGAGGACGATGCACTGTCCTTTTACCCCCAGAAATACGAAGGCGGTTCATGCATCCTCGTGGCGACCATGGACGGTGTCCGTTTCGCCCTTTTTCCACGACCAGGATCTGAGTGATGGGATCGGTGCAACAAACGATGTGGGCGGTCAGGGGTACGCCATGGCGCTGAGCCTTGTCCATGCAAGTCATGGATCGTTTATGGCGGATCTTCCCGGAGAAGGGACCATCGTAAAACCCGTAAGTCTGAACCATCCCGATACCCCATAACGCGGATCGGCTCCTCCGCGCCGCCGATCGCTCACGGAGGGCTCGAACCAATCTTGCCGGAAAGGCTTCGCGATAAACGATAGGACCGCTTAACCGGGGGAGCCAGGATCCCCCCTGACGTACGATAGAATCCGATTCCCGAAACCATGGGCAGCAGGTCGTCGTCCGCCCATTCCCCCATGGAGCCTTCATAGACCCGGGCGTTTCTCAGACCCAGTATCTTGGTGACCACGAACCAATTGTAGACCGCGTGGACGCCCTCGTTACAGTAGAATATGACATCCACATCTCTGGTGCGGCGGCATCGTCTTCCGTTGCCATGGCGGATTTTCAGGATCCTATCCGACTGAGCCCTTGAGCAGTTTTTCGAACACGATTCGCTCAAAAAACCTCTGGTGGGTTGTCGTTTTGGAGACCTTCATTTGCAGGAGCGTGCCTTGAAAGCTACTCAGAATGAAATCAGAGGCCTCTTGTACGTCCAGGTCGGCCGCAACTTCTCCCTGCCGGCGGGCTTCCTCCAAACACGCGGCTATCTTCAGCTTGAGGGCCTTAAAGACTTCTTCCAGCCGGATCCGGAATCGTTCGTTCCGGTCTCCCATCTCCAAAGAGAGGTTTCCGAAAGGACACCCGCCCTTGAAACCGTTCTTTTCAAAAGCCGACATCAGATCATGGAAATAATCGCTCAGGCGTTGCAGCGGGGTTTTGCTCGGATCCTTCAAATATCGGTCCACCCGATCCAGGTGGCGGCGAGCGTTCTCATCGATGAGTTGGAGACCGAAGTCTTCTTTGCTTTTGAAATAGAAATAGAACGAGCCCTTGGGTACACCCGCGCCGGCCAGGATCTCCTGCAGGCCGGTGGCATAGAACCCCTTCTCATAAACGCGTTTGGTCCCTTCTTCAAGAATCCTGGTTTTGGTGTCTGTTTTCATCGTTGCATGATCCCCAAACCCCTGCCAAGACTTGCCGGATAGCCCTGGGACCGAGGAGCGGTCTCCCAGGGGGTGGCCCAAAGACCTCCCTCATGGGGCAATGGCCCTTTAGCGCCTCCCGGAGGGGCCGGCCCTGAGCTTGTCGAAGGGTGGCGCCCGCCTGAAAAATCCTGAACGGGGGGGCATAGGGGGGAAACTTTTTCAGAAGTTCCCTCCCCGTATATAATTAGACTCCCGTCACTGCAGTCAGGCCGCCTCGACCTTGCATGGAATATAACGGTGCAGAGGGGTCCCTGCGATACGGTCCCGATGAGTGTTTTTGGTCAGTCGGTTGGCGTTGGTCCCGTAGGTCTTTCCCCCGTGCACCAGGCCGAATCCTTGCGGTATCATGATGTAGCCCGGCCTCGTGGACCTGGTCACTTCGAGTTCGATGGTTTCCTTCCCGGCCTCGGTCGTTATTCGAACCCTCTGACCGTCATTGAAACCACACCTTTCCGCGTCCTCCGGATGCATGAGCACGGTGCATGCCCGTTTTCCTTCGTTCCAGGCAGGATCCCGCAGACTCGTATTGGCGTTGAAGTCCATGTGTCGGCCGGACGACAGGATGAAGGGGTATGCTTCCTCGTGTTCTCTGAGCCTTTTCGACTCGAGTACAGGATCGATCTCCTGAATCCACTCTTTCATTTCGGGCGCGTCCAGATGGATCCGACCGTCCTGGGTGTCCAGGGCTTGGAAATGATCCCACGTTGCGGCATCGACTTCGCCCACCCAGATACCTTCCGGATGCTGCAGCACGGCTTTGAAGATTTCTTCCCCAAGGCCGGGTCCGGGATGAAACCCCACGCGAGCGGCCATCTCCTGAACGGCGGGCGGCAGATTCTGCAGAAGTCCCCAGAAGGCAGCCAGGTTTCCGGAACCCAATGTTTTCCCCAGCGTTTTGGAAAGAATGCATGGCAGGCTCCTGGCGGCTTTTGGATCGGACCGCAAGTATTCCATCAGGGCCATCCCAAACCTGAATCGGTCGCCGCTATCCGCCGCTTTGTTCAAGGACTCCGGAATTTCCGGAACAAATCCCAGGCGATCCGACAATCGAAGAAAGATTTCACCAGCTTCGATCTGCTCTCCCTCCGGTTTCACTACGGGGGGACGCATCTGCAGGGATACCTTTGGAAAGCCTTCCCCAATCAAGGGATTCCCGTCCCAGGATTCATAGGCGGACAAAGCGGGCAGCACATAATGAGAAAGCGCGGCCGTCTCGGTCATGGCGATGTCAACGGTCACTAACAGATCCAGTCGGCTGAAGGCCTTCTCATAGGCGGTCGTGTCCGCATAGGACCTCAACGGGTTGGCGCCGCTCACCACCACTGCGCGAAGTCTGTCCGGGTGGCCGGACAGGATCTCCTCGGGCATCACGTTGGGAGGGTATATGCTGGTGATGGCCGGATAATGCGAAGTCACGGTGCGCCAGGAGCGTGCCTCCTGTTCATCCGGAGTGCTCTTGGGGTTGCCCCGCCCGCTGCGCAACCCCACCGGGAAGATGTTTCCGCCTTCAGCCCCGATCCGTCCGCAGACAGACAACAAGGCGTTTTCCAGATAGGAGATAAGCGTACTATGCCGGGTCATAAGAACGCCAAGGTCGCTGCGAAGACAGGACTTGCGTGTCGCAAAGAAGCGGCAGACCTCTCTCACTCGCGCATAGTCCAGTTCACAAACACCTAGGGCCGCTTTCGCATCGAAATCCGTAAACAGGGAACGGATCGCCTCGAAACCGCTGACGCGCCGGTCCATGTAGTCCTGATTGTGCCACCCTTCTTCGAGTATGATGGAGATCATGGCCCGGTACAATAATGCGTCCGTTCCCGGTTTGACGGGCAGATGGATGTCCGCGATTTTGGCTGTCTCCGAAAGACGCGGGTCGATGACCACGAGCAGCCGATTCGGATCTTTACTCAGTCGGGTGAGCACGCGCCGTGCCTGAGGCGTGTGATGGCTCATCATCGGATTCCACCCCACGGCCAGGAGCATGTCGGTTTCATCGAGATGGGGGACGGTTTGATGAGATTGGTTGCCGAACGTCTTTCCATCGACCCAATACCGCCCGGTCAACTCCTGGGCAAGGGCGTTGTAGGAGTATTGCGACCCCAGGCTTCGCAGCAGATGAATGGCAAAAGTTCCCTGGGACGGGCACGCAACGGTAAATCCGCCCATCAGCGCAAAAGAACGCGGCCCGTGTTCCTTTACGGTCGCAGAGAGTTTCTCAGCTACCTCATGTACGGCCTGGTCCCAGGATATCCGCTCGAATGCGTCTCCGACCTTTTTCAGCGGATACATCAATCGATCGACGTGGTGCTGATGATAGGCAATGTTCAATCCTTTGCGGCAGACGTAGCCCTCGCTGCGAGGATGATCCTTGTCTCCGCGCACCTTGACGATACGGTTATTTTCGACCTGTACCTCGAGACCACACAGATTGGCGCAACACACACAGCCCGTTTTCTTCCATTCCATCGTCACACCTTTTCTAATTACGGGAATAAGCGGAATTGATTAACATCTTCCGGCCTTCTTCTATTGAGGCGCCTACAGTTTCCACTTCCCCTTGTAGTAGGTTCGCATTACCGTTTGCGCCTTTTCTTCGGCCCAGCTTTCCAATCCCATCTTTTTTATCAGACCCAAGTTGAATACTTTGAGATTGTGGGGCTTGGTGGCGGCCATGTCGGCGTAAGGATGCAAATGATCGCATGGGAAATTTTCACATTCGTGGCAAAAGCTCAGTTCTCTTTCTTCTATGC
This is a stretch of genomic DNA from Deltaproteobacteria bacterium. It encodes these proteins:
- a CDS encoding DUF3795 domain-containing protein, with translation MDYLNMTAPCGLPCFNCPLYKANFDEDLRKKVAQNLDVSEDKAVCKGCRNENGTIAYLDMTEPCNVYRCIEERELSFCHECENFPCDHLHPYADMAATKPHNLKVFNLGLIKKMGLESWAEEKAQTVMRTYYKGKWKL
- a CDS encoding TetR family transcriptional regulator C-terminal domain-containing protein — its product is MKTDTKTRILEEGTKRVYEKGFYATGLQEILAGAGVPKGSFYFYFKSKEDFGLQLIDENARRHLDRVDRYLKDPSKTPLQRLSDYFHDLMSAFEKNGFKGGCPFGNLSLEMGDRNERFRIRLEEVFKALKLKIAACLEEARRQGEVAADLDVQEASDFILSSFQGTLLQMKVSKTTTHQRFFERIVFEKLLKGSVG
- a CDS encoding GAF domain-containing protein codes for the protein MNKSGNSETRVSEELDRMRRRITDLEAVEAECRMAQQGLEKTVESQNALNSLLKHSLDEVSLECQMAYFLEVLLSVSWLKTLHMGGIFHTHEDDPAVLVLGVHKNLNNSILSTCARVPFGRCLCGRAAAERKIQVSKRVDHRHDINYPGLEHHGHYNVPVLSGEKVLGVIVLYLPEGQDGDPYEISFLNAAASTLASMIKRKRAENALRQSEREAHVVTKAGEIRNAVLQFAPIPDTGRCIAGILDITDRIRAECELKMREMELDSQSLHLKEVNSALRVLLDQRERDRDELKNNVLNNVNNLVMPFIERLKACKLDSYYEAILEILEKNILNMVSPFINRLSNVFINLTPMEIQIANLIKEGKTSKEIANMLRRSENTVIFHRNNVRRKLGLKQAKQNLRSFLLSFEK
- a CDS encoding molybdopterin-dependent oxidoreductase, which produces MEWKKTGCVCCANLCGLEVQVENNRIVKVRGDKDHPRSEGYVCRKGLNIAYHQHHVDRLMYPLKKVGDAFERISWDQAVHEVAEKLSATVKEHGPRSFALMGGFTVACPSQGTFAIHLLRSLGSQYSYNALAQELTGRYWVDGKTFGNQSHQTVPHLDETDMLLAVGWNPMMSHHTPQARRVLTRLSKDPNRLLVVIDPRLSETAKIADIHLPVKPGTDALLYRAMISIILEEGWHNQDYMDRRVSGFEAIRSLFTDFDAKAALGVCELDYARVREVCRFFATRKSCLRSDLGVLMTRHSTLISYLENALLSVCGRIGAEGGNIFPVGLRSGRGNPKSTPDEQEARSWRTVTSHYPAITSIYPPNVMPEEILSGHPDRLRAVVVSGANPLRSYADTTAYEKAFSRLDLLVTVDIAMTETAALSHYVLPALSAYESWDGNPLIGEGFPKVSLQMRPPVVKPEGEQIEAGEIFLRLSDRLGFVPEIPESLNKAADSGDRFRFGMALMEYLRSDPKAARSLPCILSKTLGKTLGSGNLAAFWGLLQNLPPAVQEMAARVGFHPGPGLGEEIFKAVLQHPEGIWVGEVDAATWDHFQALDTQDGRIHLDAPEMKEWIQEIDPVLESKRLREHEEAYPFILSSGRHMDFNANTSLRDPAWNEGKRACTVLMHPEDAERCGFNDGQRVRITTEAGKETIELEVTRSTRPGYIMIPQGFGLVHGGKTYGTNANRLTKNTHRDRIAGTPLHRYIPCKVEAA